The following coding sequences are from one Nicotiana tomentosiformis chromosome 3, ASM39032v3, whole genome shotgun sequence window:
- the LOC104119676 gene encoding beta-ketoacyl-[acyl-carrier-protein] synthase III A, chloroplastic-like: MANTTTIAAGPTFSLQHRVTERHQTLGRAGISTLPQHQAHTLFFTPAAPTLRRRFSPSIGIYHRIGHSFSDGTFNRVMCSSTVEGADKLSTDQSRVSRLVNRGCKLIGCGSAVPALKVSNDDLAKIVDTNDEWISVRTGIHNRRVLSGKDNLTDLAAEAARKALEMAEVDPNDIDLILLCTSTPEDLFGSAPQIQKALGCKSNPLAFDITAACSGFMLGLVSAACYIRGGGFKNVLVIGADALSRYVDWTDRGTCILFGDAAGAVVMQACDIGEDGLFGFDLHSDGEGQRHLNASIKENETDHVFGTNGSVIGFPPKGSSYSCIQMNGKEVFRFAVRVVPQSIEAALENAGLPGSKIDWLLLHQANQRIIDGVATRLEVPSERVISNLANYGNTSAASIPLALDEAVRSGKVQAGHVIAAAGFGAGLTWGSAILRWG, encoded by the exons GTTCTTTACACCAGCAGCACCTACTCTAAGGAGGAGATTTTCTCCATCTATAGGCATATATCATCGGATTGGGCATTCGTTCTCTGATGGAACCTTCAACAGGGTAATGTGTTCCAGCACTGTTGAAGGTGCAGATAAGCTTTCAACCGATCAATCTCGAGTATCAAG GTTAGTTAACAGGGGCTGCAAACTAATAGGATGTGGCTCCGCAGTACCAGCTCTAAAAGTTTCCAATGATGATCTTGCAAAAATTGTCGATACTAATGATGAATGGATATCTGTTCGAACAGGAATTCATAACCGTAGAGTTCTTTCAG GCAAAGACAATTTAACAGATCTGGCCGCAGAGGCTGCAAGGAAAGCTCTTGAGATGGCAGAGGTTGATCCTAATGATATTGACCTAATATTGCTGTGTACTTCAACTCCAGAGGACCTTTTTGGAAGTGCTCCACAG ATCCAAAAAGCACTTGGCTGCAAAAGCAATCCATTGGCTTTCGATATTACAGCTGCTTGTAGCGGGTTCATGTTGGGTTTGGTATCTGCTGCTTGCTATATCAGAG GTGGTGGTTTTAAGAACGTTCTTGTAATAGGGGCTGATGCTCTATCTCGCTATGTTGACTGGACAGATAGGGGAACCTGTATTCTCTTTGGTGATGCTGCTGGTGCTGTAGTGATGCAG GCCTGTGATATTGGAGAAGATGGTTTATTTGGTTTTGACTTGCATAGTGATGGTGAAGGTCAAAG GCACTTGAATGCTTCAATCAAAGAGAATGAAACTGATCATGTATTTGGTACAAATGGTTCTGTTATTGGTTTTCCACCAAAAGGTTCCTCTTACTCTTGCATCCAGATGAATGGTAAAGAGGTCTTTAGATTTGCTGTTCGCGTTGTGCCACAATCAATTGAAGCAGCTTTAGAGAACGCAGGTCTTCCTGGGTCCAAAATTGATTGGCTGCTTCTCCACCAG GCAAACCAAAGGATTATTGATGGAGTAGCAACGCGTTTGGAGGTCCCATCAGAACGTGTCATATCAAATTTAGCAAATTATGGCAATACAAGTGCTGCATCGATCCCTTTGGCACTGGATGAAGCTGTTCGAAGTGGGAAAGTGCAGGCAGGCCATGTCATTGCTGCTGCTGGATTTGGGGCTGGCCTTACGTGGGGTTCTGCTATACTCAGATGGGGGTGA